The Pseudomonas eucalypticola genome has a window encoding:
- the cobN gene encoding cobaltochelatase subunit CobN gives MHLLRTQPGGFVPDDSIADLGQTPAELVILCSGDSHLALLAEAALQLPDDFPTLRLANPMQVQNHASVDLYVDQVLRHAKVILISLHGGIGYWRYGVEQLVALAERGVQLILVPGDDRPDPALSDLSTVDREAAERLWHFLRQGGMGNALSLFNCLASQFLGRAYPWEEPRALPRTAIYHPAWHDATLAHWQADWVPGQPAVPLIFYRSHLQAANTGFVDVFCQRLQAAGLNPLPIAVASLKEAGCLAQVEDWLDAVDAAVILNTTGFAQSNPEAPHLRPFRRDIPVIQAICAQDNQPGWEASEQGLGARDLAMHIALPELDGRIISRPICFKDLAWRSERSQSDVVCYRPHAERMDFVAELARRWSELARLPNGQKRIALILANYPTRDGRIGNGVGLDTPAAALNILAALLQQGYPVQDLPANGTALIQALLGGVSNDLESLDLRPCAQSMAMDDYLAAFARLPEANQQAVRERWGEPAADPMCRSGRMMVAGLRFGLTFVGIQPARGYHLDPSAVYHDPDLVPPHGYLAFYFWLRHAYGADAVVHVGKHGNLEWLPGKGVGLSAECWPDALLGPMPNVYPFIVNDPGEGAQAKRRTQAVIIDHLMPPLTRAETYGPLRDLERLADEYYDAQLLDPRRARELQREILGLVRDAQIDRELQLDAGWDSDADAALWLPRLDTYLCDLKESQIRDGLHIFGESPQGRLRIDTLASLLRIPRGDGRGAHASLIRALARALELGFDPLDCDLGDPWEGARPACLQAMGDDSWRTAGDTRERLELFAAQLIEQALATPARTAWPEVDLILEGLRETVAPRLDACGPAEIGGLLAALAGRFVPAGASGAPSRGRLDVLPTGRNFFSVDVRNLPTTTAWRIGFASANLILERHLQDHGDHLRQLGLSVWGTATMRTGGDDIAQAMALMGVRPVWATGSQRVDDFEILPLSLLDRPRVDVTLRVSGFFRDAFANLLRLFDAAVQAVAALDEPDDLNPLAAKVRAEQAALLDQGIDAEQARREAGWRIFGAKPGSYGAGVQGAIDGRLWQTRDDLAEAYLNWGGYAYGAADEGTPARGRFAQRLSQVQAVVQNQDNREHDLLDSNDYYQFQGGMLAAAETLGGKATASYHGDHSQPDVPRIRTLKEELNRVVRARAVNPKWIDGAKRHGYKGAFELAATVDNLFAFDATTHLIDDHQYALLTEAYVLDADTRGFMQQHNPHALRDITERLLEAQQRGLWAEPGEYREALETLLMDMEEDT, from the coding sequence ATGCACCTGCTGAGAACCCAGCCCGGCGGTTTCGTGCCGGACGACAGTATCGCCGACCTGGGCCAGACACCGGCCGAGCTGGTGATTCTCTGCAGCGGTGACTCCCACCTGGCGCTGCTGGCCGAAGCGGCCCTGCAGCTGCCGGACGATTTCCCGACCTTGCGCCTGGCCAACCCCATGCAGGTGCAGAACCATGCCTCGGTCGACCTCTACGTCGACCAGGTGCTGCGCCACGCCAAGGTCATTCTGATTTCCCTGCACGGCGGTATCGGCTACTGGCGCTATGGCGTCGAGCAACTGGTGGCCCTGGCCGAACGCGGCGTGCAGTTGATCCTGGTGCCAGGTGACGATCGCCCGGACCCGGCGCTCAGCGACCTGAGCACTGTGGACCGCGAGGCAGCCGAGCGCCTGTGGCACTTCCTGCGCCAGGGCGGCATGGGCAACGCGTTGTCGCTGTTCAACTGCCTGGCCAGCCAATTTCTGGGGCGCGCCTACCCCTGGGAAGAACCCCGGGCCTTACCGCGCACCGCCATTTACCACCCCGCCTGGCACGACGCGACTCTGGCGCACTGGCAGGCCGACTGGGTACCGGGGCAGCCTGCCGTACCGTTGATCTTCTACCGCTCGCATCTGCAGGCAGCCAACACCGGCTTTGTCGACGTGTTCTGCCAGCGCCTGCAGGCGGCGGGCCTCAATCCTTTGCCCATCGCCGTGGCCAGCCTCAAGGAGGCCGGCTGCCTGGCCCAGGTCGAGGACTGGCTCGATGCGGTCGATGCGGCGGTGATCCTCAACACCACCGGCTTCGCCCAGTCCAATCCCGAAGCCCCGCACCTGCGGCCGTTTCGCCGTGACATCCCGGTGATCCAGGCGATCTGCGCCCAGGACAACCAGCCTGGCTGGGAAGCCAGCGAGCAGGGCCTGGGCGCCCGCGACCTGGCCATGCACATCGCCCTGCCAGAGCTGGACGGGCGCATCATCAGCCGGCCCATCTGCTTCAAGGACCTGGCCTGGCGCAGCGAGCGCAGCCAGTCGGACGTGGTCTGCTATCGCCCCCATGCCGAACGCATGGACTTCGTCGCCGAACTGGCGCGGCGCTGGAGCGAGCTGGCGCGCTTGCCCAACGGCCAGAAGCGCATCGCGCTGATCCTGGCCAACTACCCGACCCGCGACGGTCGCATCGGAAACGGCGTGGGCCTGGATACCCCGGCGGCCGCGCTGAATATTCTCGCCGCCCTGCTACAGCAGGGTTACCCGGTGCAGGACCTGCCCGCCAATGGCACGGCCCTGATCCAGGCGCTGCTGGGCGGCGTCAGCAACGACCTGGAAAGCCTGGACCTGCGCCCCTGCGCCCAAAGCATGGCCATGGATGACTACCTGGCCGCTTTCGCCCGGTTGCCCGAGGCCAACCAGCAGGCGGTGCGCGAGCGCTGGGGCGAACCCGCTGCCGACCCGATGTGCCGCAGTGGCCGCATGATGGTCGCCGGCCTGCGCTTTGGCCTGACCTTCGTGGGTATCCAGCCCGCCCGTGGTTACCACCTGGACCCCAGCGCCGTGTACCACGACCCCGACCTGGTGCCGCCCCATGGCTACCTGGCCTTCTACTTCTGGCTGCGCCACGCCTACGGCGCCGACGCCGTGGTGCACGTGGGCAAGCACGGCAACCTGGAGTGGCTGCCAGGCAAGGGCGTGGGCCTGTCTGCGGAGTGCTGGCCTGACGCGCTGCTGGGGCCGATGCCCAACGTCTATCCTTTCATCGTCAATGACCCAGGGGAGGGCGCGCAGGCCAAGCGCCGTACCCAGGCGGTGATCATCGACCACCTGATGCCGCCGCTGACCCGCGCCGAAACCTATGGGCCGCTGCGCGACCTGGAGCGCCTGGCCGACGAATACTACGACGCCCAGTTACTGGACCCGCGCCGGGCCCGCGAGCTGCAACGCGAGATCCTGGGCCTGGTGCGCGACGCGCAGATCGACCGCGAACTGCAACTGGACGCTGGGTGGGACAGCGACGCCGACGCCGCCCTGTGGCTGCCGCGCCTGGACACCTACCTGTGTGACCTGAAGGAATCACAGATTCGCGACGGCCTGCACATCTTCGGCGAATCGCCCCAGGGGCGGCTGCGGATCGACACCCTCGCGTCGCTGCTGCGCATCCCCCGAGGTGACGGCCGTGGCGCCCATGCCAGTTTGATTCGTGCCCTGGCCCGCGCGCTGGAACTGGGTTTCGACCCATTGGACTGCGACCTCGGCGATCCGTGGGAAGGTGCTCGGCCAGCCTGCCTGCAGGCCATGGGCGATGACAGCTGGCGCACCGCCGGGGACACCCGTGAGCGCCTGGAACTGTTCGCCGCACAGTTGATCGAGCAAGCCTTGGCCACCCCGGCGCGAACGGCATGGCCCGAAGTGGACCTGATTCTCGAGGGCCTGCGTGAAACCGTGGCCCCGCGCCTGGACGCCTGCGGCCCAGCCGAGATCGGTGGGCTGCTCGCCGCCCTGGCGGGGCGCTTCGTGCCTGCCGGTGCCAGCGGCGCGCCCAGCCGGGGGCGCCTGGACGTGCTGCCCACGGGGCGCAACTTCTTTTCCGTGGACGTGCGCAACCTGCCCACCACCACCGCCTGGCGCATCGGCTTTGCCTCGGCGAACCTGATCCTGGAGCGCCACCTGCAAGACCACGGTGACCATTTACGCCAATTGGGGCTGTCGGTGTGGGGCACGGCGACCATGCGCACGGGCGGCGATGACATCGCCCAGGCCATGGCCCTGATGGGCGTGCGCCCGGTGTGGGCCACCGGCAGCCAGCGGGTGGACGATTTCGAGATCTTGCCGCTGAGCCTGCTGGACCGCCCCCGAGTGGACGTGACGCTGCGTGTGTCCGGGTTCTTTCGCGATGCCTTCGCCAACCTGCTGCGCCTGTTCGATGCCGCGGTGCAGGCGGTGGCGGCCCTGGACGAACCCGACGACCTCAACCCGCTGGCGGCCAAGGTCCGCGCCGAGCAGGCCGCCTTGCTGGACCAGGGCATCGACGCCGAGCAGGCGCGCCGCGAGGCAGGCTGGCGCATCTTCGGCGCCAAGCCCGGTAGCTACGGGGCCGGCGTGCAAGGCGCCATCGATGGGCGCTTGTGGCAAACCCGCGATGACCTCGCCGAGGCCTACTTGAACTGGGGTGGCTACGCCTATGGCGCCGCCGATGAAGGCACCCCGGCCAGAGGGCGTTTCGCCCAGCGCCTGAGCCAGGTGCAGGCGGTGGTGCAGAACCAGGATAACCGCGAGCACGACCTGCTCGACTCCAATGACTACTACCAGTTCCAGGGCGGCATGCTTGCCGCCGCCGAGACCCTGGGCGGCAAGGCCACCGCCAGCTACCACGGTGACCATAGCCAGCCGGACGTGCCACGCATCCGTACCCTCAAAGAGGAACTCAACCGGGTGGTGCGGGCGCGGGCAGTGAACCCCAAATGGATCGACGGCGCCAAGCGCCACGGTTATAAAGGGGCGTTCGAACTGGCTGCGACGGTGGACAACCTGTTCGCCTTCGACGCCACCACCCACTTGATCGACGACCACCAGTACGCCTTGCTCACCGAGGCCTACGTGCTGGATGCCGACACCCGAGGTTTCATGCAGCAGCACAACCCCCACGCCTTGCGCGACATCACCGAACGCTTGCTGGAGGCCCAGCAACGCGGCCTGTGGGCTGAGCCGGGTGAGTACCGCGAGGCCCTGGAAACGCTGCTGATGGATATGGAAGAAGACACCTGA
- the cobW gene encoding cobalamin biosynthesis protein CobW encodes MKTLAKLPVTIVTGFLGSGKTTLLRHMLDNAQGRRIAVIVNEFGELGIDGEILKQCTIGCTEEEATGRVYELANGCLCCTVQEEFFPVMRELVARRGDLDHILIETSGLALPKPLVQAFQWPEIRSACTVDAVITVVDSPAVAAGTFAAFPDQVDAQRKLDPNLDHESPLHELFADQLASADLVILNKADLIEPEALAAVRREVAEELPPAVKVIEASSGRLPLDVLLGLGAESEEHIDGRLTHHDHHHDDEDHDDHDHDAFDSISIELPQAEEARLLDALTTLVVKHGILRVKGFAAIPGKPMRLLIQGVGTRFDKHFDRAWGAEEARTTRLVLIGQELDAALLESQLRAALNG; translated from the coding sequence ATGAAAACACTGGCCAAGCTTCCCGTCACTATCGTTACCGGCTTCCTCGGCTCGGGCAAGACCACCTTGCTGCGCCACATGCTGGACAACGCCCAGGGCCGTCGCATCGCGGTCATCGTCAACGAATTCGGTGAGCTGGGCATCGACGGCGAAATCCTCAAGCAGTGCACCATCGGCTGCACCGAGGAAGAGGCCACGGGCCGCGTTTACGAGTTGGCCAACGGCTGCCTGTGCTGCACCGTGCAGGAAGAATTCTTCCCGGTGATGCGTGAACTGGTGGCGCGCCGCGGCGACCTTGACCACATTCTCATCGAAACCAGTGGCCTGGCCCTGCCCAAGCCCCTGGTGCAAGCGTTCCAGTGGCCGGAAATCCGCAGTGCCTGCACCGTCGACGCAGTGATCACCGTGGTCGACAGTCCAGCCGTGGCCGCCGGCACCTTCGCCGCCTTCCCGGACCAGGTCGACGCCCAGCGCAAACTGGACCCCAACCTGGACCACGAGTCGCCCCTGCACGAGCTGTTCGCCGACCAACTGGCCAGCGCCGACCTGGTCATCCTCAACAAGGCCGACCTGATCGAACCCGAGGCCCTGGCCGCCGTGCGCCGTGAAGTTGCCGAAGAGCTGCCACCAGCGGTCAAGGTCATCGAGGCGAGCAGCGGCCGTTTGCCGCTGGACGTGCTGCTGGGCCTGGGCGCCGAGTCGGAAGAGCACATCGACGGCCGTTTGACCCACCACGACCACCATCACGACGACGAAGACCACGACGACCACGATCACGATGCCTTCGACTCGATCTCCATCGAGCTGCCGCAGGCTGAAGAAGCGCGCCTGCTCGACGCCCTGACCACCCTGGTGGTCAAGCACGGCATCCTGCGCGTCAAGGGCTTCGCGGCGATTCCCGGCAAGCCGATGCGCCTGCTGATCCAGGGCGTGGGCACCCGGTTCGACAAGCACTTTGACCGCGCCTGGGGCGCCGAAGAAGCGCGTACCACGCGCCTGGTGCTGATCGGCCAGGAACTGGACGCCGCGCTGCTGGAAAGCCAGCTGCGCGCCGCGCTGAACGGTTAA
- a CDS encoding cobalamin biosynthesis protein, producing MPSLFAGLGCQRHCPASALAALLDTTLARHGLTRADLAGIGSIDLKADEPGLLQLASELGLTLVVFSAEQLAAFEGQLTHRSALAFAHTGCHGVAESTALAMAGKGATLRVTRQKNAQATLALAQPGKNPG from the coding sequence ATGCCCTCCCTTTTCGCCGGCCTCGGCTGCCAACGCCATTGCCCCGCCAGCGCCCTGGCTGCCCTGCTTGACACCACCCTCGCCCGCCACGGCCTGACCCGCGCCGACCTGGCCGGCATCGGCAGCATCGACCTCAAGGCCGACGAACCCGGCCTGCTGCAACTGGCCAGCGAATTGGGGCTGACGCTGGTGGTATTCAGCGCAGAGCAACTGGCGGCCTTCGAAGGCCAACTGACCCATCGCTCCGCGCTGGCGTTCGCCCACACGGGCTGCCACGGCGTGGCCGAAAGCACCGCGCTGGCCATGGCGGGCAAAGGCGCCACGCTGCGGGTCACGCGACAAAAAAACGCCCAGGCGACCCTGGCATTGGCGCAGCCGGGCAAAAATCCCGGATAA
- the cobM gene encoding precorrin-4 C(11)-methyltransferase: MTVYFIGAGPGDPELITVKGQRLIRQCPVILYAGSLVPTAVLEGHRAEQVVNSAELHLEQIIELLAAADARGQDVARVHSGDPSLYGAIGEQIRCLRERGIAFEIIPGVTATAACAALLGAELTLPGVSQTVILTRYADKSPMPEGEALHDLARHGATMAIHLGVQHLARIVGELLPHYGEDCPIAVIHKASWPDQDWVVGTLADIEARVAAKGFRRTALILVGRVLDTDAFGESALYRAGHAHLYRQ, translated from the coding sequence ATGACCGTCTACTTCATCGGCGCCGGCCCCGGCGACCCGGAACTGATCACCGTCAAGGGCCAGCGGCTGATTCGCCAATGCCCGGTGATCCTCTACGCCGGCTCCCTGGTGCCCACCGCCGTCCTGGAAGGCCACCGCGCCGAGCAGGTGGTGAACAGCGCCGAGCTGCACCTGGAACAGATCATCGAACTCCTCGCCGCCGCCGACGCGCGAGGCCAGGACGTAGCACGCGTTCACTCCGGCGACCCCAGCCTGTATGGCGCCATCGGCGAACAGATCCGCTGCCTGCGCGAGCGCGGCATTGCCTTCGAGATCATCCCCGGGGTGACCGCCACGGCCGCCTGCGCGGCGCTGCTGGGCGCGGAGCTGACGTTGCCTGGGGTATCGCAAACGGTGATCCTCACCCGTTACGCCGACAAATCACCGATGCCTGAGGGCGAAGCCCTGCACGACCTGGCGCGGCATGGGGCGACCATGGCCATTCACCTGGGTGTGCAGCACCTGGCGAGGATTGTCGGCGAGCTGTTGCCGCATTATGGTGAGGATTGCCCGATCGCCGTGATTCACAAGGCCAGTTGGCCGGATCAGGATTGGGTGGTAGGCACCTTGGCGGACATCGAAGCCAGGGTGGCAGCCAAGGGGTTCCGGCGCACGGCGTTGATCCTGGTCGGGCGGGTGCTGGACACCGACGCCTTTGGCGAGTCGGCGCTGTACCGCGCCGGGCATGCACACCTGTACCGACAGTGA